In a genomic window of Rhizobium favelukesii:
- a CDS encoding NUDIX hydrolase has protein sequence MHGQAADQVGAICFRVNPDGILEVLLITTRETHRWTIPKGWPIKGLRPHEVAEREAWEEGGIKGKGKKKPYGYYTYLKRLEDNRSIQCVVEVHLLKVKKVRFTFPECRERVLIWLPPTEASSLVPEWELKSLISELHAKFSSGETGK, from the coding sequence ATGCATGGACAGGCTGCCGATCAAGTCGGTGCCATCTGCTTTCGGGTCAATCCTGACGGGATACTGGAAGTTCTTCTGATCACGACACGCGAAACGCACCGCTGGACCATCCCGAAGGGATGGCCGATCAAGGGGTTGCGGCCGCATGAGGTTGCGGAACGTGAAGCGTGGGAAGAAGGCGGCATAAAAGGCAAAGGCAAAAAGAAGCCGTACGGGTACTACACATATCTGAAGAGGCTTGAAGACAATCGCTCCATTCAGTGCGTCGTGGAAGTCCATCTCCTGAAGGTTAAAAAGGTTAGATTCACATTTCCGGAGTGTCGAGAACGCGTGCTAATCTGGCTGCCACCAACCGAGGCATCTTCATTGGTTCCGGAATGGGAGCTGAAGAGCCTCATTTCCGAACTGCACGCCAAATTTAGCTCCGGCGAAACCGGAAAATGA
- a CDS encoding dicarboxylate/amino acid:cation symporter, whose amino-acid sequence MNVEHSAKIRGKTPFHRHLYVQVLAAIATGILLGHFYPAVGTQMQPLGDAFIKLVKMIIAPVIFLTVATGIASITDLAKVGRVAAKAMAYFLTFSTLALVVGLVVVNVVQPGAGMHIDPASLDVNSIATYMAKANDQSVTAFLMHIIPTTLAGAFAEGDILQVLFISVLFGMALAMVGKKAELVVDFLQALALPIFQLVTILMKAAPIGAFGAMAFTIGKYGVASIANLAMLIGTFYLTSFLFVFLVLGAVARYNGFSIVALIRYIKEELLLVLGTSSSEAALPGLMNKMEKAGCKRSVVGLVIPTGFSFNLDGTNIYMTLAALFIAQATDTPLSLGDQILLLFVAMLSSKGAAGITGAGFITLAATLSVVPAVPVAGMALILGIDRFMSECRAITNIIGNAIATLVVAKWEGELDRAQLSAALAGEVPIKSFRR is encoded by the coding sequence ATGAACGTTGAGCATTCTGCGAAGATCCGCGGCAAGACACCATTCCATCGACATCTCTATGTCCAAGTTCTTGCGGCAATCGCCACGGGTATCCTGCTCGGGCATTTTTACCCCGCAGTCGGCACGCAGATGCAGCCGCTCGGCGACGCCTTCATCAAGCTCGTGAAGATGATTATCGCGCCGGTCATCTTCCTGACCGTTGCAACTGGTATCGCCAGCATAACCGATCTCGCCAAGGTCGGTCGCGTCGCCGCTAAGGCGATGGCGTACTTCTTGACCTTTTCGACGCTGGCGCTTGTCGTGGGCCTCGTGGTCGTGAATGTGGTGCAGCCGGGCGCGGGCATGCATATCGACCCGGCCTCGCTCGACGTGAACTCGATCGCCACCTACATGGCGAAGGCAAACGATCAGTCGGTGACCGCTTTCCTCATGCACATCATTCCGACGACGCTTGCAGGCGCCTTCGCCGAAGGCGACATCCTTCAAGTTCTCTTTATCTCCGTTCTCTTTGGCATGGCCCTTGCTATGGTCGGAAAGAAGGCCGAGCTAGTCGTCGACTTCCTGCAAGCGCTGGCACTGCCGATCTTCCAGCTGGTGACGATCCTCATGAAAGCGGCACCAATCGGTGCCTTCGGAGCCATGGCCTTCACGATCGGCAAGTACGGCGTCGCCTCGATCGCCAACCTCGCAATGTTGATCGGCACCTTCTATCTCACCTCATTCCTCTTCGTCTTCCTCGTGCTCGGTGCGGTGGCGCGTTATAACGGTTTTTCGATCGTCGCGCTCATCCGCTATATAAAGGAGGAACTGCTGCTGGTACTGGGCACCTCGTCCTCAGAGGCTGCGCTTCCAGGCCTCATGAACAAGATGGAGAAGGCGGGCTGCAAGCGTTCGGTCGTTGGTCTCGTCATCCCGACCGGTTTTTCCTTTAACCTCGATGGCACCAACATCTACATGACCCTTGCGGCGCTCTTCATTGCCCAGGCGACCGACACACCGCTTTCCCTCGGCGACCAGATCCTGCTGCTGTTCGTCGCCATGCTGAGTTCAAAGGGTGCAGCCGGCATAACCGGCGCCGGTTTCATCACGCTTGCCGCGACGCTCTCGGTCGTTCCGGCGGTGCCGGTCGCCGGTATGGCGCTGATCCTCGGCATCGACCGTTTCATGTCGGAATGCCGGGCAATTACTAATATTATCGGCAATGCAATTGCAACGCTCGTCGTGGCGAAGTGGGAAGGCGAGCTCGATCGAGCGCAGCTCTCGGCAGCGCTTGCCGGCGAGGTGCCGATCAAATCATTCCGCCGGTGA
- a CDS encoding nitrogen fixation protein NifQ, producing MSSVTQIRNLSNRRVTLPTDRSGSLQSPQSLDLKQPIDLDMDFDQYVFSCVLLHVLEEIAADVATATEATGLSRAELRDILKHCVPATVKQAFSLENVREAEPGVEEELLRDLLLAHARQGDPTSACFAKIIARRALRHDHLWLELGLSDRSELSLLLAIHFPTLAAGNTNHMRWKKYLYRMLCEAEGFSLCTAPSCRECKEYRNCFVPEQSETPGCATGLN from the coding sequence ATGTCAAGTGTCACTCAGATCCGAAATTTGTCGAATAGGAGAGTGACCCTCCCGACTGATCGATCTGGTTCGCTACAATCACCGCAATCGCTGGATCTGAAGCAACCTATAGACTTGGATATGGACTTCGATCAGTACGTCTTTTCCTGCGTGCTCTTGCACGTGTTGGAAGAGATTGCGGCCGACGTGGCAACTGCGACCGAGGCAACCGGCCTTTCCCGTGCCGAACTGCGAGACATCCTCAAACACTGTGTTCCCGCCACTGTTAAGCAGGCGTTCAGCTTGGAAAACGTGCGCGAAGCCGAGCCGGGTGTGGAAGAGGAACTTCTGCGGGATCTGTTGCTCGCGCATGCTCGACAGGGCGACCCAACAAGCGCTTGTTTCGCCAAGATCATCGCCCGGCGCGCCTTGCGCCACGACCATCTGTGGCTGGAGCTTGGTCTATCCGATAGGTCCGAACTTAGCCTCTTGCTTGCCATCCATTTTCCCACGCTAGCAGCCGGCAATACCAATCACATGAGGTGGAAAAAGTATCTTTATCGCATGCTTTGTGAGGCCGAGGGGTTTTCGCTATGCACGGCACCCAGTTGCCGAGAATGTAAGGAATATAGAAACTGCTTTGTTCCTGAGCAAAGCGAAACACCGGGATGCGCGACCGGTTTGAATTAG
- a CDS encoding peroxiredoxin — translation MTMKKRVPFVTFRTRVRDETVDGPNPYRWENKTTEDYFGGRRTILFSLPGAFTPTCSTYQLPDFDKLYEEFEKHGIESVYCLSVNDAFVMNAWGKASGLKKVKLIPDGSGEFTRKMGMLVAKDNLGFGLRSWRYAAVINDCLIEQWFVEEGLSDNCETDPYGASSPQNILKTLKSLETESAPDQSERLTAL, via the coding sequence ATGACGATGAAGAAAAGGGTTCCGTTCGTTACTTTTCGCACACGTGTTCGCGATGAGACCGTCGACGGACCAAATCCGTACCGTTGGGAAAACAAGACGACGGAAGATTATTTTGGCGGTAGGCGCACGATTTTATTTTCGCTCCCGGGCGCCTTCACGCCGACCTGTTCAACTTATCAATTGCCCGATTTTGATAAGCTCTACGAGGAATTTGAGAAGCACGGAATCGAGTCGGTCTACTGCCTCTCTGTCAACGACGCATTCGTAATGAATGCGTGGGGCAAGGCATCTGGACTGAAGAAGGTCAAGCTAATTCCTGATGGTTCGGGTGAATTCACTCGCAAGATGGGCATGTTAGTCGCAAAGGACAATCTGGGCTTTGGCCTTCGCTCCTGGCGCTACGCTGCCGTGATCAACGATTGTCTTATAGAACAATGGTTCGTGGAGGAAGGCCTTTCGGACAATTGCGAAACCGATCCCTATGGGGCCTCGTCGCCACAGAACATTCTCAAAACGCTGAAGTCTCTCGAGACCGAGTCCGCCCCTGACCAAAGCGAACGTCTGACGGCTCTTTGA
- a CDS encoding iron-sulfur cluster assembly accessory protein: MITLTEMAIAAVKGVISQAPEPVTGLRITVEMDGCAGIQYNVGLESDSREGDAVIETGGVKVFVDAGSQPHIAGSTLDFVTDPGSFGFIIDHPNPLEKCACGKSCG; the protein is encoded by the coding sequence ATGATCACGCTCACCGAAATGGCAATCGCCGCAGTGAAGGGCGTCATATCCCAGGCTCCCGAGCCTGTGACCGGCTTGCGCATCACCGTCGAAATGGACGGCTGCGCCGGCATTCAATACAATGTGGGCTTGGAGAGCGATTCCCGAGAGGGCGATGCTGTTATTGAGACGGGTGGGGTCAAGGTGTTCGTGGACGCAGGATCTCAACCCCACATTGCCGGCTCGACCTTGGATTTCGTCACGGATCCGGGTTCCTTCGGTTTTATCATCGATCATCCTAACCCGCTGGAGAAGTGCGCCTGCGGCAAGTCCTGTGGCTAA
- the nifS gene encoding cysteine desulfurase NifS, translating into MEAIYLDNNASTQVDAEVVHAMLPFFLNQFGNPSSMHDSGAAASAAIKTARRQLQALTGAKFDHEIAFTSGGTESVNTAILSGLEMDPGRTEIVTSAVEHPAALTLCAHLEKTRGVKVHRIPVDHHGRLDLDAYRTALTHRVAIVSIMWANNETGTIFPVERLAEMAKQVGALFHADAVQAVGKQTMDLKSTAIDMLSLSAHKLHGPKGVGALYIKRDAPFEALVRGGHQERGRRAGTENTPGIVGLGKAAELALERMDEENKRVKSLRDRLERGLLERIPGTFVTGDPLARLSNTTNVAFDRIAGEAIQFVLNRHGIACSSGSACTSGSSVQSHVLTAMNIRQVTPLGAVRFSFSRYNRDEDVDRVLELIPGIVAQLRDGAAPVSRGQAK; encoded by the coding sequence ATGGAAGCTATTTATCTCGATAATAATGCATCAACACAAGTCGATGCCGAAGTTGTTCATGCGATGCTACCGTTCTTTTTGAACCAGTTTGGCAACCCTTCATCGATGCATGACAGCGGCGCCGCCGCCAGCGCAGCGATTAAGACGGCGCGGCGGCAGTTGCAAGCGCTGACCGGCGCAAAGTTTGACCATGAGATCGCTTTCACTTCGGGCGGGACCGAAAGCGTTAATACAGCGATTCTTTCGGGTCTTGAGATGGATCCCGGGCGCACGGAGATAGTGACTTCGGCGGTAGAGCATCCGGCCGCGCTGACGCTATGCGCACACCTTGAGAAGACGCGCGGCGTCAAAGTGCACAGGATCCCGGTGGACCACCATGGCCGCCTCGACCTTGATGCCTACAGGACCGCCCTCACCCATCGCGTCGCAATCGTTTCGATCATGTGGGCGAACAACGAGACAGGCACAATATTCCCCGTCGAAAGGCTCGCTGAGATGGCGAAGCAAGTTGGCGCACTTTTTCACGCCGATGCAGTGCAAGCGGTCGGCAAGCAGACGATGGACCTGAAATCGACGGCAATCGACATGCTGTCGCTCTCCGCCCACAAGCTACATGGACCGAAAGGCGTCGGCGCCCTCTACATAAAACGCGATGCGCCCTTTGAGGCACTCGTAAGGGGCGGTCATCAGGAGCGCGGCCGACGCGCCGGCACAGAGAACACGCCCGGGATCGTAGGTTTAGGCAAGGCGGCCGAGCTCGCATTGGAGCGCATGGACGAGGAAAACAAACGCGTAAAATCGCTCCGCGATCGATTGGAGAGAGGACTTCTTGAGCGCATCCCCGGGACCTTCGTCACCGGCGACCCCCTGGCACGATTATCGAATACCACGAACGTCGCCTTCGATCGCATTGCCGGCGAAGCAATACAATTTGTGCTCAATCGCCATGGCATCGCTTGCTCCTCGGGCTCCGCCTGCACTTCTGGTTCCTCGGTGCAGAGCCATGTTCTAACGGCCATGAACATTCGCCAGGTTACGCCACTCGGGGCAGTTCGCTTTTCCTTTTCACGCTATAACCGCGATGAGGACGTCGATCGAGTGCTCGAACTAATACCAGGAATCGTGGCGCAGCTACGTGACGGCGCCGCCCCCGTCTCCAGGGGGCAGGCAAAGTGA